A single genomic interval of Camelina sativa cultivar DH55 chromosome 11, Cs, whole genome shotgun sequence harbors:
- the LOC104724234 gene encoding putative invertase inhibitor, protein MKLSQVFFPIFLFLLVSQANSTTDIISQTCKSCAAKSKIFDYNFCVSSLNNSPIALPSPTNISSLALVPMLQALDNATATASTIQQLLILDDDGSFHGACLRDCLELYEDATDRLEEAVRVFITRKELGTVNVMVSAAMESAVTCENGFRERDDGDGDGDGGGGGGEMTWTSPVWSENHKLFEFGQIALCINNMMSASVTTSVSL, encoded by the coding sequence atgaagcTCTCTCAAGTCTTCTTCCCCATCTTCTTATTCTTACTTGTTTCACAAGCAAACTCAACAACCGATATCATATCGCAAACCTGCAAATCTTGTGCAGCCAAATCCAAGATCTTCGACTACAATTTCTGCGTCTCCTCTCTCAACAACTCTCCCATAGCTCTTCCTTCTCCGACCAATATATCTTCTCTAGCCCTAGTTCCAATGCTCCAAGCTCTCGACAACGCCACCGCAACCGCTTCCACCATTCAGCAGCTTCTGATTCTTGACGACGACGGTAGTTTCCACGGTGCTTGCCTCCGTGACTGCCTTGAGCTTTACGAGGACGCTACGGATAGATTGGAGGAGGCAGTTAGGGTTTTTATTACGAGGAAAGAGTTGGGGACGGTGAACGTGATGGTGAGCGCCGCCATGGAATCTGCTGTCACGTGTGAGAACGGGTTTAGAGAAAGAGACGacggtgatggtgatggtgatggtggtggtggtggtggtgagatGACCTGGACGTCTCCTGTTTGGAGTGAGAATCACAAATTGTTTGAATTTGGTCAGATTGCTCTTTGTATAAACAATATGATGTCTGCTTCTGTCACAACATCTGTATCTCTCTAA
- the LOC104724233 gene encoding probable transmembrane ascorbate ferrireductase 2 isoform X1, with protein sequence MAVPMLGGFPIFLVVRVLGFIIAALVLTWTVHYRGGLALSSDNKDHIFNVHPVMMVIGLILFNGEAMLAYKSFQGTKNLKKLVHLTLQFTAFILSLIGVWAALKFHIDKGIENFYSLHSWLGLACLFLFAFQWAAGFVTYWYPGGSRNSRVSLMPWHVFLGIYIYALALVTATTGILEKLTFLQVNQVITRYSTEAMLVNTTGVLILVLGGFVILGVVTPVNGKDQVLTQ encoded by the exons ATGGCTGTTCCGATGCTTGGTGGGTTTCCGATCTTCTTGGTAGTGAGGGTTTTGGGTTTCATTATTGCGGCTTTGGTTCTGACATGGACTGTTCACTACAGAGGAGGCTTAGCTCTTTCTTCCGACAACAAAGATCACAtctttaat GTTCATCCAGTGATGATGGTGATTGGACTCATACTCTTCAATGGCGAAG CAATGTTAGCATACAAGTCATTTCAAGGTAcaaagaacttgaagaaattGGTTCATCTTACACTGCAATTCACAGCATTTATTCTAAGCCTTATCGGAGTATGGGCGGCTCTCAAGTTCCATATTGACAAAGGGATAGAAAATTTCTACAGTCTCCATTCATGGCTCGGCCTTGCTTGCCTCTTTCTCTTTGCCTTCCAG TGGGCTGCAGGGTTTGTGACCTATTGGTACCCGGGCGGTTCAAGAAATAGCCGAGTCAGTTTGATGCCATGGCATGTGTTCTTAGGGATTTACATATATGCATTGGCCTTGGTGACTGCAACCACAGGGATACTTGAGAAGTTGACGTTCCTGCAAGTTAATCAGGTGATAACTCGGTATTCCACAGAGGCAATGTTAGTCAACACAACGGGAGTTCTGATCCTTGTTCTTGGCGGTTTTGTGATACTCGGTGTGGTTACTCCGGTTAATGGCAAGGATCAAGTTCTCACACAATAG
- the LOC104724233 gene encoding probable transmembrane ascorbate ferrireductase 2 isoform X2, giving the protein MAVPMLGGFPIFLVVRVLGFIIAALVLTWTVHYRGGLALSSDNKDHIFNVHPVMMVIGLILFNGEAFILSLIGVWAALKFHIDKGIENFYSLHSWLGLACLFLFAFQWAAGFVTYWYPGGSRNSRVSLMPWHVFLGIYIYALALVTATTGILEKLTFLQVNQVITRYSTEAMLVNTTGVLILVLGGFVILGVVTPVNGKDQVLTQ; this is encoded by the exons ATGGCTGTTCCGATGCTTGGTGGGTTTCCGATCTTCTTGGTAGTGAGGGTTTTGGGTTTCATTATTGCGGCTTTGGTTCTGACATGGACTGTTCACTACAGAGGAGGCTTAGCTCTTTCTTCCGACAACAAAGATCACAtctttaat GTTCATCCAGTGATGATGGTGATTGGACTCATACTCTTCAATGGCGAAG CATTTATTCTAAGCCTTATCGGAGTATGGGCGGCTCTCAAGTTCCATATTGACAAAGGGATAGAAAATTTCTACAGTCTCCATTCATGGCTCGGCCTTGCTTGCCTCTTTCTCTTTGCCTTCCAG TGGGCTGCAGGGTTTGTGACCTATTGGTACCCGGGCGGTTCAAGAAATAGCCGAGTCAGTTTGATGCCATGGCATGTGTTCTTAGGGATTTACATATATGCATTGGCCTTGGTGACTGCAACCACAGGGATACTTGAGAAGTTGACGTTCCTGCAAGTTAATCAGGTGATAACTCGGTATTCCACAGAGGCAATGTTAGTCAACACAACGGGAGTTCTGATCCTTGTTCTTGGCGGTTTTGTGATACTCGGTGTGGTTACTCCGGTTAATGGCAAGGATCAAGTTCTCACACAATAG